GTTAATACAACACATGGATTTTTGCCTTATATGCAAGAGAAACTTGTTGTGTGTTCCGCAGGTCTCAGAGGTCTGTTAAATTTTTaaaggcaattttttttttcatctgagtAATTAATAGTCATCAAGCCCAGTTTTAGTGAGCGCAGATTGGCTGAGGATTTCTAAGATGGAATTTCAATGCATCTGTTTAAGTCCAAAGCTTGAATGTTAATGTGCTCAGTTAGTTGTGTTCCATGTCATTTCAAATCCCTTTAAATAACTCCCCAGAGTAAAGCTGTAATTCTCATACCTGTTGTTTAACATTTCAACAGATTTAAAACGAGTGCAAGCTGCTATTTTTATTCTGATTTGAATGCAAACAAcgagatggattttttttttcttcaagtttCGACACCTAATTCTCTCCCATGTCCTCTTtatcttcctcccctcctctccacagCTCAGGTGTCACAGCAGCAGCGTCTCTGGCCGTGTCTCGCTGAATAAAGATGCACGTGGACctggagagacaaagcagcaCTCAAATGAGATGActcaaaagaggagaaaaaaacccACCTTTTAATCTCAGGTCAAAAGTTTGGTACGGCGTGAACAATGTGAGTCGTCGTATCAAAAAGGACAGAGCCGTTTTTTAAGCCATGGAGGTGCCTTTCGGGTGTGTCAGGAATCTTTTGGTAGATGAACCTTGACGACAGGATGGAGTCAGACGGGCCGTAAATGTTTCTGCCCCCCTCATCTGACGTGTGTCAGCATGTCAACGCAGCATAGATGATTTACCCTTTAAAGAGACACAACTGGGAACCAACCTGGTCCGATGATGTAGCAGCTACAGGTGACTTAGATGTGGGCTATGATTCAAGACAGTGCAACCACAGTCAGTATGGAAGTGCAGACAACCTCTCTGGTCTGGATATATGTGAACAGGACAGAACAACTGAACTCTTCCTATGAACACAACACGACAGATCTGACTGAAAGCTCAAACACCTACCACTCTTACACGATTggtctcttcctctcctgcctGTACACCATCCTCCTCTTTCCTATTGGATTTATTGGTAACATCTTAATCCTGGTGGTCAACCTGACCCACAGAGAGAAGATGACCATCCCTGACCTTTACTTCGTCAACCTGGCGTTGGCCGACCTCATCCTGGTGGCGGATTCCCTCATCGAGGTCTTCAATCTGAACGAGAAGTATTACGACTACGCCGTCCTCTGCACCTTCATGTCCCTTTTCCTCCAAGTCAACATGTACAGCAGCATCTTCTTCCTCACGTGGATGAGCTTTGACCGCTACATAGCCTTGGCTGGCTCCATAAGCAGCAGCCCGCTGAGGACTATGCAGCATGCCAAGCTCAGCTGTGGCCTAATCTGGATGGCCTCCATCCTGGCCACCCTGCTCCCCTTCACCATTGTGCAGACCCAGCACAGGGGTGAGGTGCACTTCTGCTTTGCCAACGTTGTTGAGATCCAGTGGCTGGAGGTGACCATTGGCTTTTTGGTGCCCTTCTCCATCATTGGTCTGTGCTACTCTCTGATTGTACGCATCCTCATGAGGGCCCAGAAGCACCGCGGCCTGTGGGCACGGCGGCAGAAAGCCCTGCgcatgatcgtggtggtggttcTGGTGTTCTTCATCTGCTGGCTGCCAGAGAACGCCTTCATCAgcatccagctgctgcagggcaCAGCTGACCCATCGCAGAGGACTGCTACCACCCTGTGGCATGACTACCCGCTCACAGGCCACATTGTTAACCTGGCAGCTTTCTCCAACAGCTGCCTCAACCCCATTATCTACAGCTTTCTAGGAGAGACCTTCAGAGACAAGCTGCGGCTCTTCATTAAGCAGAAGGCCAGCTGGTCAGTAGTCAGCCGCTTCTGCCGCCACAGCCTTGATATACACCTCCCTGTCAGGAGTGGGGTGTCAGAGGTGTGACTGCTTAGAAGAGGGACAACCGTTGTGAAACTGAGGCCACAGAATATCAACGTGTTATATCAACTAGGGTGAAATATGACCTCAGATTTCTTTCTGCTGTTGATTAGCTTTTTCTCATAGTGACTCAGTTAACCTGCTCACTTtctgaacaaaacaacaaaagcatCAGGAATGTGCACTCAAAGGATGACAATGACTCAATGTGTGTATCTTTTCAAGTAGATAACAATGCACATACAGTACTAAAAGCAATTTTCATGTTTATCCGCATCCTGGACTGCTTTCTTTAATTGGAGTTGGTGTGTTATTGCTTCAAAGAGTTAGCAAGTTTGGAAAGGCAGGCAACAACAAGTGAAATGCCAGCAAAATGTCAGCATCCACCCCAGGAGCACAGCCTGTGTGCAGATGTAACTTATGCATAGAGCCTCAGAAGAAGAGGAACGGTGTaagtgtgtgagacagacagtAATGGAACATTTTA
Above is a genomic segment from Pleuronectes platessa chromosome 16, fPlePla1.1, whole genome shotgun sequence containing:
- the gper1 gene encoding G-protein coupled estrogen receptor 1, whose translation is MWAMIQDSATTVSMEVQTTSLVWIYVNRTEQLNSSYEHNTTDLTESSNTYHSYTIGLFLSCLYTILLFPIGFIGNILILVVNLTHREKMTIPDLYFVNLALADLILVADSLIEVFNLNEKYYDYAVLCTFMSLFLQVNMYSSIFFLTWMSFDRYIALAGSISSSPLRTMQHAKLSCGLIWMASILATLLPFTIVQTQHRGEVHFCFANVVEIQWLEVTIGFLVPFSIIGLCYSLIVRILMRAQKHRGLWARRQKALRMIVVVVLVFFICWLPENAFISIQLLQGTADPSQRTATTLWHDYPLTGHIVNLAAFSNSCLNPIIYSFLGETFRDKLRLFIKQKASWSVVSRFCRHSLDIHLPVRSGVSEV